The following are encoded in a window of Risungbinella massiliensis genomic DNA:
- a CDS encoding alpha/beta hydrolase, with amino-acid sequence METKYTKRTIRKETIESQYLQENKQILVFLPPGYDHSSTYPALFLHDGVDYFNLGRIVTQATKMIEEGQIRPLIIIGIPVNKEVRTPEYSPAGNRHTAHIQFFTRELLPKIQTSYPIDPEEIVIGGSSLGGTVSLSIALKHPEISTRVLSQSGAFVPASIEAISDESSLSAYKIYLSVGKSETAVPTHMGTLDLVARNREVSRLLKEKGAQSVFYEEEGDHTWGFWQRELPRALSYFFA; translated from the coding sequence ATGGAAACCAAATATACGAAACGTACCATACGCAAAGAAACGATTGAGAGTCAGTACCTTCAAGAAAACAAACAGATCCTTGTTTTCTTACCTCCTGGTTATGACCATTCTTCTACCTATCCAGCACTATTTTTACATGACGGAGTCGACTACTTTAATCTAGGTCGAATTGTTACCCAGGCAACTAAAATGATAGAAGAAGGGCAGATTCGTCCCTTGATCATCATTGGAATCCCAGTGAATAAAGAAGTTCGTACACCAGAATATTCTCCTGCTGGAAACCGCCATACGGCACATATACAGTTTTTTACTAGAGAGTTATTGCCAAAGATCCAGACCAGCTATCCAATTGATCCAGAAGAGATTGTAATTGGTGGCTCGTCCTTGGGAGGAACCGTCTCGCTCAGTATTGCCCTAAAGCATCCAGAGATTAGTACTAGAGTGTTATCTCAATCTGGAGCGTTTGTACCTGCTTCGATCGAAGCAATCTCCGATGAGTCCTCTTTGTCTGCATATAAAATCTATTTATCCGTAGGAAAATCCGAAACTGCTGTCCCAACACATATGGGAACATTAGATTTAGTAGCCCGAAATCGGGAAGTTTCTCGACTACTTAAGGAAAAGGGAGCACAATCTGTTTTCTATGAAGAAGAAGGAGACCACACTTGGGGATTTTGGCAACGTGAATTGCCACGAGCACTCTCCTATTTCTTTGCTTAA
- a CDS encoding AMP-binding protein yields MQKAAWVPDETFIRSTRYDQFMRKLGFQEVDAFYDKSIRDISWFWEEVVKELNWQWTVPYNKVMDMQDGKERTKWFIDAKCNLTYNCLDRHVENHSSRNRLALVWESENGKTIKYTYRELLQQVQKVASGLQRLGVEKGDRIAIYLPLIAENVISLLAIARIGAIAVPCFSGFEADAVAMRIQDSEAKILITADGYWRRGNLVAMKEKADRAADQSPTLEKVIVVPLMERSFEKRPNQDVNWETLLTGTCTDTKLDLRAEDPFMLIYTSGTTGKPKGTVHVHAGFPIKSAFDAGIGMDVGPGDVLTWMTDMGWMMGPWMVFGALVNGATLVLYDGTPDYPNPGRLWNLVEKHGITHLGISPTLIRVLMKQENKWHQNADLSSLRVFGSTGEPWNPDPWKWLFEQVGEKKVPIFNYSGGTETSGGILANVLVKPQVPCGFNGALPGMAIGIVDENGEEVIGEVGELVLYQPWVGMTNSFWKADDRYLETYWSRFPQTWVHGDWVMEEDGQYFITGRSDDTIKIAGKRLGPAEMESVLVHHENVVEACTVGVPDPDKGESAVCFVVLRQSEADPTKLMEELKELVGSKLGKALKPKEIWIVSGLPKTRNGKVMRRVVRSAYLQKNLGDLSALENPDVVQEFQTLSPKVK; encoded by the coding sequence TTGCAGAAGGCAGCTTGGGTTCCAGATGAGACGTTTATTCGATCAACTAGATATGATCAATTCATGCGTAAATTAGGCTTCCAAGAGGTCGATGCGTTCTATGACAAATCGATCCGAGATATATCATGGTTTTGGGAAGAAGTAGTAAAGGAATTAAATTGGCAATGGACAGTACCGTATAACAAAGTAATGGATATGCAAGACGGCAAAGAACGTACAAAATGGTTTATCGATGCTAAGTGTAATCTAACTTACAACTGTCTAGACCGCCATGTGGAGAATCATTCCTCTCGCAATCGTTTAGCTTTGGTTTGGGAAAGCGAGAATGGGAAAACTATCAAGTACACGTATCGAGAATTATTGCAACAGGTTCAAAAAGTTGCAAGTGGGTTACAACGTTTAGGAGTAGAAAAAGGCGATCGAATTGCAATCTATTTACCACTCATTGCCGAGAATGTAATCAGTCTATTAGCAATTGCGAGAATAGGGGCAATTGCGGTACCGTGCTTTTCCGGATTTGAGGCGGATGCGGTGGCAATGAGGATTCAAGATAGTGAAGCGAAAATATTGATTACAGCAGATGGCTATTGGCGTAGAGGAAATCTTGTTGCCATGAAGGAAAAAGCCGATCGGGCGGCAGACCAGTCGCCTACTTTGGAGAAGGTGATAGTAGTACCGCTTATGGAGCGAAGTTTTGAAAAGAGACCTAACCAGGATGTGAATTGGGAAACGCTCCTCACAGGTACCTGCACCGATACAAAGTTAGATCTTCGAGCAGAGGATCCTTTTATGCTGATCTATACCTCAGGCACTACAGGGAAACCAAAAGGAACGGTTCATGTTCATGCAGGCTTCCCGATTAAATCAGCTTTTGATGCCGGAATTGGGATGGATGTAGGACCAGGCGATGTATTGACTTGGATGACGGATATGGGTTGGATGATGGGACCATGGATGGTATTTGGTGCCTTAGTTAATGGAGCTACTTTGGTTCTGTATGATGGCACTCCAGATTATCCGAACCCTGGGCGTTTATGGAATCTTGTAGAAAAACATGGAATTACTCATTTAGGTATCTCTCCAACACTAATTCGGGTTCTCATGAAACAAGAGAACAAATGGCATCAGAATGCCGATCTTTCGTCATTACGAGTGTTTGGCTCGACCGGAGAACCTTGGAATCCTGATCCGTGGAAATGGTTATTTGAACAAGTCGGTGAGAAAAAAGTTCCGATCTTTAACTATTCAGGAGGTACCGAAACGTCAGGTGGAATTCTGGCAAATGTGCTAGTTAAACCGCAAGTCCCTTGTGGGTTCAATGGAGCACTACCAGGGATGGCAATTGGGATTGTAGATGAGAACGGAGAAGAAGTCATAGGTGAAGTAGGAGAATTAGTGCTATATCAACCGTGGGTTGGGATGACGAATAGCTTTTGGAAAGCAGACGATCGATATTTGGAGACCTACTGGAGCCGCTTTCCCCAAACTTGGGTTCATGGAGATTGGGTAATGGAAGAAGATGGGCAGTATTTTATTACAGGACGCTCAGATGACACGATCAAAATCGCCGGAAAACGATTAGGACCCGCCGAGATGGAGTCGGTTCTCGTCCACCACGAAAATGTTGTAGAGGCATGTACAGTAGGAGTACCAGATCCTGATAAAGGGGAATCAGCTGTCTGTTTTGTTGTGTTGCGTCAATCAGAAGCTGACCCAACTAAATTAATGGAAGAGTTAAAGGAACTGGTCGGTAGTAAATTAGGAAAAGCCTTAAAACCTAAAGAGATCTGGATTGTAAGCGGCCTACCTAAGACAAGAAATGGCAAGGTGATGCGTCGTGTAGTACGGTCTGCCTACTTACAAAAAAATCTAGGAGATCTGTCGGCGTTGGAAAATCCAGATGTGGTACAAGAGTTTCAAACACTCTCTCCAAAAGTCAAATGA
- a CDS encoding sigma factor, whose protein sequence is MLLEVKQNGQVDEKREDLLHNLEPYVCRIASRICGRSISKQDEEYIITLHALNEAIDRFKVGQSRSFLSFAYMVASARLVDYYRQEKKHNLSLSIESQEEQPQGDYVNKELYQIAVDEFLEKDLQELRREEIIQYQIALSKHGISLSQLPKLTPKHRDSRESLIRFALRICRFREFRQRLYGNQKIPTDLLETVGIHRRTLQRHRQYLIALTVLFSEDLPLLQNYLVISLERKED, encoded by the coding sequence ATGCTCCTAGAAGTGAAACAAAATGGCCAAGTAGACGAGAAGCGAGAAGATTTGCTACACAATTTAGAACCGTATGTTTGCCGAATAGCAAGCCGAATTTGCGGGCGTTCAATCTCGAAGCAAGACGAAGAGTATATCATTACACTTCATGCACTAAACGAAGCGATTGACCGATTTAAAGTAGGACAATCCCGTTCGTTTCTCTCCTTTGCATATATGGTTGCCAGTGCGAGACTAGTTGATTATTATCGCCAAGAAAAAAAACATAACCTCTCTCTTTCGATAGAGAGTCAGGAGGAACAACCACAAGGAGATTATGTGAATAAAGAGCTTTATCAGATTGCAGTGGATGAGTTTTTGGAGAAAGACTTACAGGAGTTGCGTCGTGAAGAGATTATTCAGTACCAGATTGCTTTGTCTAAACATGGAATCTCTTTATCCCAACTTCCTAAGTTAACACCCAAACATCGTGATAGTCGAGAAAGCTTGATACGGTTTGCTCTGAGGATCTGTCGTTTTCGTGAGTTCCGACAGCGGTTATATGGCAATCAAAAGATTCCGACGGATTTGTTAGAAACAGTAGGGATACATCGACGTACGCTTCAAAGGCATCGACAGTATTTGATAGCATTAACTGTTTTATTTTCAGAAGATCTACCGTTGTTGCAAAATTATTTGGTAATCTCACTGGAACGGAAGGAGGATTAA
- a CDS encoding anti-sigma factor domain-containing protein, whose translation MKQGVILEVQEENWIVLSADGEFKSIPHQGSKKQVGDEVVWTDAPVRQKTFHWTRFIASVAAAVIFCFVVLAVWPNNSHASTLIYLDGNGSVEVEINNEFQVISVRALNIAASDIEQQLNWKGKNVSQFFQEWFQEAKKQRPNTTPERMVLSTFNGNKDGQEKLSQVEEIIHNIQSENSLSFELTKITVPSVVKAEVQKSGLSPARYAVWIFSQKEDQELTLQYISQTSVEELQKNEIVQEKLQNPPTEQDWKGILEKEAAHPTEDIPKQSKSSTAPENQSPNNQEMNLEGTEEDTSPTSPSAPSNEEQQKVPASDTTSENSDSSNLENKSTEITPAQ comes from the coding sequence ATGAAACAAGGTGTGATATTAGAAGTCCAGGAGGAAAATTGGATCGTACTCTCAGCGGATGGGGAATTCAAGTCTATTCCTCATCAAGGGAGCAAGAAGCAAGTAGGAGACGAAGTAGTTTGGACGGATGCTCCCGTTCGACAAAAAACGTTCCATTGGACGCGCTTTATTGCCAGTGTAGCAGCAGCAGTAATTTTTTGCTTTGTTGTGTTAGCGGTTTGGCCTAATAACTCACACGCTTCTACCTTGATCTATTTAGATGGAAATGGAAGCGTAGAGGTGGAGATTAATAATGAATTCCAAGTAATTTCGGTTCGAGCACTTAATATAGCAGCATCTGATATAGAGCAGCAGTTGAATTGGAAGGGAAAGAATGTATCCCAGTTTTTTCAAGAGTGGTTTCAAGAAGCGAAAAAACAACGGCCAAACACTACTCCAGAACGAATGGTACTTTCTACATTTAATGGCAATAAAGATGGCCAAGAAAAACTCTCACAAGTAGAGGAGATTATTCATAATATCCAATCAGAGAACTCTCTATCTTTTGAGTTAACTAAGATTACAGTGCCGTCAGTAGTCAAAGCAGAAGTGCAAAAAAGCGGACTTTCTCCTGCCAGGTATGCTGTTTGGATTTTTTCTCAAAAAGAAGATCAGGAGCTAACGCTACAATATATCTCTCAAACTAGCGTAGAGGAATTACAAAAGAACGAAATAGTTCAGGAGAAGCTACAAAACCCGCCAACGGAACAGGATTGGAAAGGTATTCTGGAAAAAGAAGCGGCTCATCCAACAGAGGATATCCCGAAACAGTCAAAATCTAGCACAGCTCCTGAAAATCAATCTCCTAACAACCAAGAGATGAACTTGGAAGGAACAGAGGAAGATACTTCTCCAACTTCTCCTTCGGCTCCTTCAAATGAAGAACAACAGAAGGTGCCTGCATCTGATACGACTAGTGAGAATTCAGATAGTTCCAATCTAGAAAATAAGTCAACGGAGATTACACCTGCACAGTAG
- a CDS encoding AbrB/MazE/SpoVT family DNA-binding domain-containing protein, which translates to MNGIGIVRKVDHLGRIVLPKELRELLNIQSQDGVEFFVDESKIVLKRYNPCCVICGGTESLFYYREKIICANCIEETSKYAQNQKK; encoded by the coding sequence ATGAATGGCATAGGGATTGTGAGAAAGGTAGATCATCTAGGACGAATTGTCCTACCGAAAGAGTTGCGAGAATTGCTTAATATTCAATCGCAAGATGGAGTCGAGTTTTTTGTAGACGAGAGTAAGATTGTTTTAAAGAGATACAATCCTTGCTGTGTCATCTGTGGAGGTACTGAGTCTCTCTTTTACTATCGAGAAAAAATTATCTGTGCCAATTGCATTGAAGAAACATCTAAGTATGCTCAAAATCAAAAAAAATGA
- a CDS encoding Leu/Phe/Val dehydrogenase, whose product MDSLQHQSIQDLFDLMDEDGHEQIIFCRHPSSGLKAIIAIHDTTLGPALGGCRMQDYATTEEALQDVLKLSKGMTYKSAIADVDFGGGKMVVIGDPKEKRPELFRAIGRFLAGFKGRFYTGTDMGTDPEDFVHARRESQAFVGLPKCYGGSGDTSLPTAHGVYQGIRATLKYLYGDDSLEGRTFAIQGVGKVGGKLANLLLQEGATCYIADIEANRCLEIQERDPQRVTICNWDEIHKVACDIFAPCAIGGVLNYLTIPELRCRAVVGSANNQLSREEDGFELQRREIWYAPDYLVNAGGLIQAATELEGGTEETVIAKTKSIYEGLLEIYRVSAQENIPTCQAADQLVDRRLNKVADLHRIYSGR is encoded by the coding sequence ATGGATAGTTTGCAACATCAGTCCATTCAAGATTTATTTGATTTGATGGATGAAGATGGACATGAACAGATCATTTTTTGTCGTCATCCCAGTTCTGGACTAAAAGCAATTATCGCGATCCATGATACGACACTGGGACCGGCACTGGGTGGCTGTCGTATGCAGGACTATGCAACGACAGAAGAAGCTTTACAGGATGTTTTGAAACTGTCCAAAGGGATGACCTATAAAAGTGCTATTGCGGATGTGGACTTTGGTGGTGGCAAGATGGTCGTCATTGGAGATCCCAAAGAGAAAAGACCAGAGCTTTTCCGAGCGATCGGTCGTTTTTTAGCAGGATTCAAAGGTCGATTTTATACTGGAACAGATATGGGAACCGACCCAGAAGACTTTGTCCACGCAAGACGTGAGTCCCAAGCTTTTGTAGGACTTCCAAAATGTTATGGAGGAAGCGGGGATACATCACTTCCAACGGCTCATGGAGTGTATCAAGGTATTCGAGCCACATTAAAATACTTGTACGGAGATGACTCTTTAGAAGGACGTACTTTTGCGATACAAGGTGTTGGAAAAGTAGGCGGGAAATTAGCTAACCTCCTTTTACAAGAAGGAGCGACTTGCTATATCGCCGATATCGAAGCAAACCGGTGTTTGGAAATCCAAGAAAGAGACCCACAGCGAGTAACAATCTGTAATTGGGATGAAATCCACAAGGTAGCTTGTGATATATTTGCTCCTTGTGCCATTGGCGGAGTCCTCAATTATCTCACTATTCCGGAACTACGTTGTCGAGCGGTCGTAGGCTCAGCGAATAATCAACTTTCAAGGGAAGAAGATGGATTTGAGTTACAGCGACGTGAAATATGGTATGCCCCCGACTATTTGGTCAATGCAGGTGGGCTGATCCAAGCAGCGACCGAATTAGAGGGTGGGACAGAAGAGACTGTTATAGCAAAAACCAAATCGATCTATGAAGGACTCTTAGAGATCTATCGAGTGTCTGCACAAGAGAATATCCCTACCTGCCAAGCAGCAGACCAACTAGTAGATCGTCGTTTAAATAAAGTGGCAGATCTACATCGGATCTATTCAGGGAGGTGA
- the pdhA gene encoding pyruvate dehydrogenase (acetyl-transferring) E1 component subunit alpha yields MAEIVQCLTPEGRLTELGETVWQSFDQEEQRNFYYWMGLMRTFDRKSILLQRQGRMGTYAPFEGQEASQVGAALALSKKDWLFPSYRDHAATMVFGMPMKQVLHYWMGRIEGNVAPEGLKIMPPCVPIATQIPQAMGAAWASKYKQEDFLAVAFFGDGATSEGDFHEACNFAGIFQLPLILFCQNNGYAISVPLTRQSASPTIAEKAAPYHFPGIRVDGNDVLAVYHVMTQAVKRARNGEGATLIEAVTYRTGSHTTADDASRYRPVAEVSQWQEKLDPMLRYQTLLEEYCLLSDMEREEMEGIWKQTVEDAVREAEAAEAVPPIHLFEHVYDELPVSLEEQRRHFMKKEMSR; encoded by the coding sequence ATGGCAGAAATAGTTCAATGTCTAACACCGGAAGGTAGATTAACAGAGTTAGGAGAAACGGTTTGGCAAAGCTTCGATCAGGAGGAACAACGTAATTTCTACTACTGGATGGGACTGATGAGGACTTTTGATCGAAAATCGATACTGTTGCAGCGACAAGGTCGTATGGGGACATATGCGCCATTTGAAGGTCAAGAGGCTAGTCAGGTAGGGGCTGCACTTGCTCTATCTAAGAAAGATTGGCTTTTCCCTAGTTACCGAGATCATGCTGCAACGATGGTTTTTGGAATGCCCATGAAACAGGTTCTACATTACTGGATGGGTCGCATAGAAGGTAATGTAGCCCCAGAAGGTCTAAAGATTATGCCTCCCTGTGTTCCGATCGCAACACAGATCCCACAAGCGATGGGGGCAGCTTGGGCTAGTAAATACAAGCAAGAAGATTTTCTTGCAGTTGCCTTCTTTGGAGATGGGGCTACATCCGAAGGAGACTTCCATGAAGCCTGTAACTTTGCTGGTATATTCCAATTACCACTGATTCTCTTTTGTCAGAACAATGGGTATGCGATCTCCGTTCCACTGACACGTCAATCCGCATCTCCAACAATCGCAGAAAAAGCAGCTCCATACCATTTTCCGGGGATTCGTGTTGATGGTAATGATGTGTTGGCAGTTTATCATGTGATGACTCAAGCGGTGAAGCGGGCGAGAAACGGAGAAGGGGCGACTCTAATTGAAGCGGTCACCTATCGTACAGGCTCTCATACAACGGCTGATGATGCTAGTCGATACCGGCCTGTAGCAGAAGTAAGCCAGTGGCAGGAAAAACTGGACCCTATGTTACGTTATCAGACGTTACTAGAGGAATATTGTCTTTTGTCTGATATGGAGAGAGAAGAAATGGAGGGTATCTGGAAACAAACAGTAGAAGATGCAGTCCGGGAAGCAGAAGCTGCGGAAGCAGTGCCTCCGATACATCTTTTCGAACACGTCTACGATGAGCTTCCTGTCTCTTTAGAAGAACAACGACGACATTTCATGAAAAAGGAGATGTCCCGATGA
- a CDS encoding alpha-ketoacid dehydrogenase subunit beta: MKLTMVEAIRDGLQVALQRDEQTVVLGEDVGKNGGVFRATEGLWEEFGDHRVIDTPLSEAGIIGASIGMALNGMKPIAEMQFLTFLYPAFEQVISHVARLRTRIQSAYPSSLVIRAPYGGGIRAPELHCDSTETYFVHTPGLQVVVPATPKEAKGLLLAAIESPDPVLFMEPMKIYRTTKEEVPEGYYTTPLHQAQVLQEGTDVTVIAWGAMVPLVQQASKVATEKGISCEVLNLRSLYPIDEETIIRSVQKTGRVVVVHEAPRTAGLAAELFALIQEKAFYHLEAPMVRVTSPDVPVPMFALEDHFRPDLQKIVLGLEQAIKG; this comes from the coding sequence ATGAAACTAACGATGGTAGAAGCGATTCGAGATGGATTACAAGTGGCACTCCAACGGGATGAACAGACGGTTGTTCTAGGAGAAGATGTTGGGAAAAACGGAGGAGTATTCCGAGCTACTGAAGGATTATGGGAAGAATTTGGGGATCACCGAGTCATCGATACTCCATTGTCTGAAGCAGGAATCATAGGTGCATCGATCGGGATGGCGTTAAATGGTATGAAACCCATCGCCGAGATGCAGTTCCTTACCTTTCTCTATCCGGCTTTTGAGCAAGTGATCTCTCACGTTGCGAGGTTGCGTACTCGAATACAAAGTGCCTATCCTAGTTCGTTGGTCATCCGTGCTCCGTATGGTGGTGGTATTCGCGCCCCTGAGTTGCATTGCGATTCTACTGAAACCTATTTTGTACACACCCCTGGGCTTCAAGTCGTTGTTCCCGCAACCCCAAAAGAAGCAAAAGGACTTCTGTTAGCAGCAATTGAATCTCCAGATCCTGTTCTCTTTATGGAACCAATGAAAATATATCGAACTACCAAAGAGGAAGTTCCAGAAGGATACTATACTACTCCACTTCATCAAGCGCAGGTCTTACAAGAAGGAACAGATGTAACGGTTATTGCCTGGGGGGCGATGGTACCACTAGTTCAGCAAGCAAGTAAGGTAGCTACTGAGAAAGGAATCTCTTGTGAAGTACTCAATCTAAGGTCTCTATATCCAATTGATGAAGAGACTATTATACGATCTGTCCAAAAAACAGGTCGAGTTGTGGTCGTACATGAAGCACCACGAACTGCCGGATTAGCAGCAGAGCTATTTGCCCTCATTCAAGAAAAAGCGTTTTATCATCTGGAAGCACCTATGGTGAGAGTCACGAGCCCAGACGTCCCTGTTCCTATGTTTGCCTTAGAGGATCATTTCCGTCCTGATCTTCAAAAGATTGTGCTAGGTCTAGAGCAAGCTATAAAGGGTTGA
- a CDS encoding dihydrolipoamide acetyltransferase family protein has translation MAKNAFLLPDVGEGVAEAEVVRWLVQVGERVEPDQAVVEVQTDKAVVELPSAGAGWIGEICYQEGEVAPVGDVLFVLETTDPQKKNATNQKSLPKRVLAAPTVRRAARDLGISLQEVQGSGPNGRVIEEDLQRYLLQKQSNEIQSVSAAQVSPTLQSELTLISEQIPSTNHQTIDRPLSPVRRVIADRLSTSVQTKPHVTHFAELDVTGIVEWRKRRLLDRDKGENSPTSYLTILLRCIASALQVHPLFNSHFLEEEQKIRTFPSIHFGIATDTDQGLLVPVLRDVEQKETSQISVEIEQLVKTARLGKLIPAQLKGSTFTISNAGTLGGDWATPILNPPEVAILALHPIVQKPIVTSEGELAIGWRMNVSLTFDHRVLDGADAIRFTNTLNRYTSDLTRLI, from the coding sequence TTGGCTAAGAATGCCTTTTTATTGCCTGATGTAGGGGAAGGTGTTGCCGAAGCAGAAGTGGTCCGCTGGTTAGTGCAAGTAGGGGAGAGAGTAGAACCGGATCAAGCCGTGGTAGAAGTACAGACAGACAAAGCAGTGGTAGAGTTACCTTCAGCAGGAGCAGGATGGATTGGAGAAATTTGCTATCAAGAGGGGGAAGTGGCTCCAGTCGGAGATGTGTTGTTTGTATTGGAGACAACGGATCCGCAAAAAAAAAACGCCACTAATCAAAAATCTTTGCCAAAGCGTGTTTTAGCAGCCCCGACTGTTCGCCGAGCGGCAAGGGATCTAGGTATATCGCTCCAAGAGGTACAAGGATCTGGGCCTAATGGTCGTGTAATTGAAGAAGATCTGCAACGTTATCTTTTACAAAAACAATCCAACGAGATCCAGTCTGTGAGTGCTGCTCAAGTTAGTCCCACTCTTCAAAGTGAGCTGACTCTTATATCAGAACAGATCCCTTCAACGAACCATCAAACAATCGATCGTCCGCTATCTCCCGTTCGCAGAGTCATTGCGGATCGGCTTTCGACTTCTGTCCAAACCAAGCCACATGTAACGCATTTTGCCGAGTTAGACGTAACTGGAATCGTCGAGTGGCGAAAACGTAGATTGCTAGACAGAGACAAAGGGGAGAACAGCCCTACTTCCTATTTAACAATCTTATTACGATGTATTGCCTCTGCTCTGCAAGTACACCCTTTGTTTAACTCTCACTTTCTAGAAGAAGAACAGAAGATTCGAACCTTTCCTTCTATCCATTTTGGGATTGCTACAGATACTGATCAGGGACTATTGGTACCTGTCTTACGAGATGTGGAACAAAAAGAGACTTCGCAAATTTCAGTTGAAATAGAGCAATTGGTCAAAACTGCTCGCTTGGGTAAATTGATACCCGCACAGCTAAAAGGGAGCACCTTTACTATTAGTAATGCAGGTACTTTGGGTGGAGATTGGGCAACCCCAATTTTGAATCCACCTGAAGTGGCTATTTTAGCTCTTCATCCGATCGTACAAAAACCGATTGTTACTTCAGAAGGAGAGCTTGCGATCGGTTGGCGGATGAATGTATCCCTTACATTTGATCATCGTGTATTGGATGGTGCAGATGCAATCCGTTTTACCAACACGTTAAATCGATATACATCTGATTTAACCAGATTAATTTAA
- a CDS encoding cytochrome ubiquinol oxidase subunit I: MDNVTLSRAFFGTSLAFHIIFATLGVGLSLMVFLSEVMHIWKKDNDYNLMAKRWTKAVAILLGVAIPSGTIVGVQLSLLWPGFMKIVGEVISVPFQIEIYAFFLEALALSIYVYAADRLRPWMRVLASFLVAFGASASAILITSANTWMNTPRGFDLTLDGKVTHVDPWAAFFNPSFAMTAYHVTVSALMTGAFFVTTVAAYKYLRARKNVREAVIHRKALTLSLAVGFIMSLLTALSGHGSAQNLHQFNPEKLAAAEGLYKTQRYAPLSIGGIVNPETEEVEYGIEVPYMLSFLADNRFDTEVKGLYDFPKNTWPPAYVHILFNLMVGIGTLLLLLALIGIYYLYRFRNEDGLKMPKWLLNILVFSGPLSMLGIEFGWIFSCSGRQPWTIYGFQETFEAATKAAGVGPLFVLFGTVYLFLAVIVLIVLNVYFKKHPLADDIVNQPKAAKIPTA; the protein is encoded by the coding sequence TTGGATAACGTAACACTATCACGCGCTTTTTTTGGTACATCACTCGCCTTTCATATTATTTTTGCAACATTAGGTGTAGGACTTTCACTTATGGTTTTCTTGAGTGAAGTGATGCATATCTGGAAAAAAGATAACGATTACAACCTGATGGCCAAACGTTGGACGAAAGCAGTAGCGATCTTACTTGGAGTGGCGATCCCAAGTGGAACCATTGTCGGTGTGCAACTATCGCTCCTTTGGCCTGGATTTATGAAGATCGTGGGAGAAGTAATCTCGGTACCGTTTCAGATCGAGATTTATGCCTTTTTTTTAGAAGCATTAGCCCTCTCCATTTACGTCTATGCTGCGGATCGACTTCGCCCTTGGATGAGAGTCTTGGCTAGCTTTCTAGTAGCATTTGGAGCCTCTGCCTCTGCCATCTTAATCACTTCTGCCAACACTTGGATGAATACACCAAGAGGTTTTGATCTCACGTTAGATGGAAAAGTTACGCACGTCGATCCTTGGGCAGCATTCTTCAACCCTAGTTTTGCAATGACCGCCTATCATGTAACGGTCTCTGCATTAATGACCGGAGCATTTTTTGTTACGACGGTTGCGGCTTACAAGTACTTACGTGCTCGTAAAAACGTAAGAGAAGCAGTAATCCACCGAAAAGCACTAACTTTATCGCTCGCTGTTGGCTTCATTATGTCATTATTGACTGCTCTTTCGGGACACGGATCGGCTCAGAATCTACATCAATTCAATCCAGAAAAATTGGCAGCTGCGGAAGGTCTATATAAAACACAACGATATGCACCGCTCTCCATCGGCGGAATCGTGAATCCGGAAACGGAAGAAGTAGAGTACGGGATTGAAGTTCCGTATATGCTCAGCTTTCTTGCTGATAATCGTTTTGATACAGAAGTAAAAGGACTCTATGACTTTCCCAAAAACACATGGCCACCAGCCTATGTACATATTCTATTCAATTTGATGGTTGGAATTGGCACACTTTTATTGTTGCTTGCTTTGATTGGAATCTACTACTTGTATCGCTTTCGTAATGAAGATGGACTCAAAATGCCCAAATGGCTACTCAATATCCTTGTCTTTTCCGGTCCGTTATCAATGCTTGGAATTGAATTTGGTTGGATCTTTAGTTGTAGTGGAAGACAACCTTGGACCATCTATGGATTCCAAGAAACATTTGAAGCAGCCACGAAGGCTGCTGGAGTTGGTCCTTTATTTGTCTTGTTTGGAACTGTGTACCTCTTCTTAGCAGTAATCGTTCTAATCGTGTTGAATGTCTATTTCAAAAAACACCCGCTTGCAGATGATATTGTAAATCAACCAAAAGCAGCTAAAATACCTACTGCTTAA